A region of Reichenbachiella carrageenanivorans DNA encodes the following proteins:
- a CDS encoding RagB/SusD family nutrient uptake outer membrane protein, which produces MKNIISILALTLLFLAGCESFLEEENKSNVTAEEFYVTEEGYSALINANYSALREIYGDFAWLFCAGTDMYSEGRDSEPVGLSRYSNLNSSSEGVDHLYKTCFTAVQRANTAIYYASLTEPTADLDQRVAEMKALRAHAYFLLVQTYGGVPLITDLIADAIVTFDRSSAEDIYTQIVTDLTEALPVVSAGAFDGRVNQKTVQFLLAKVLLTRGYESFAGATDFADAAAYADAVIGGQALDIPFNDLWLPTNEMNAETIFSVQFDQGSTSAVQGELGNRQQNFFGSYTGGTEVAGKAPYKSYNLCPNNFALSLFEQGDERWEGTFMTTVYDRYFDYFDVEDKSTLDVAHFYAPAWYTAADKLAFTTANPDATYHDYGTYDPEGADISGNWATIIVKKFDDPKAQFGANGDKGRTSNRDVVIARLADAYLVAAEAYLQAGDATTGLAKLNVVRARANVANATAGEFDIDYILDERGRELLGEYHRWFDLKRTGKLVERAAAHHMWIEASNFVGNGGEMKVLRPIPQSALDLNQNKDFAQNPAYN; this is translated from the coding sequence ATGAAAAATATTATTTCAATACTAGCACTGACATTACTTTTTCTAGCAGGTTGCGAAAGTTTCTTAGAAGAAGAAAATAAGTCGAACGTGACAGCAGAGGAGTTTTATGTCACAGAAGAAGGATACTCTGCATTGATAAATGCCAACTATTCGGCTCTGAGAGAGATATATGGAGATTTTGCTTGGCTGTTTTGCGCAGGTACAGATATGTACTCAGAAGGCAGGGATTCCGAGCCAGTAGGCTTGAGCCGATATTCTAATTTAAATTCTTCGTCTGAAGGGGTAGATCATTTGTACAAAACATGCTTTACAGCAGTACAAAGAGCCAATACGGCGATATACTATGCTTCATTGACAGAGCCTACAGCTGATCTGGATCAAAGAGTGGCAGAAATGAAAGCTTTGAGAGCACATGCCTACTTCCTATTGGTACAGACTTATGGAGGCGTGCCTTTGATCACAGATTTGATTGCAGATGCTATTGTAACTTTCGATAGAAGCAGTGCTGAAGATATCTATACGCAAATCGTAACAGACCTTACTGAGGCATTGCCAGTAGTGAGTGCTGGAGCATTCGATGGTAGAGTCAATCAGAAAACAGTTCAGTTCTTATTAGCCAAAGTACTTTTGACAAGAGGGTATGAAAGTTTTGCAGGTGCTACTGATTTTGCAGATGCGGCTGCTTATGCTGATGCAGTTATAGGTGGACAGGCACTCGACATTCCTTTCAACGACTTATGGTTGCCTACTAACGAAATGAATGCAGAAACGATTTTTTCTGTGCAGTTTGATCAAGGCTCTACCAGCGCCGTACAAGGAGAGTTGGGCAACAGACAGCAAAACTTCTTCGGTTCGTACACTGGAGGAACAGAAGTGGCAGGCAAAGCGCCTTATAAAAGCTACAACCTGTGTCCTAACAATTTTGCTCTGAGCCTCTTTGAGCAAGGAGACGAAAGATGGGAAGGCACTTTTATGACTACCGTATATGATCGTTATTTTGATTATTTCGATGTAGAAGACAAGTCCACTCTGGATGTAGCGCATTTTTATGCACCAGCGTGGTACACCGCTGCAGATAAATTAGCCTTTACTACGGCCAATCCTGATGCGACTTATCATGACTATGGAACATACGATCCAGAAGGCGCTGATATCTCTGGAAACTGGGCGACGATTATCGTTAAAAAGTTTGATGACCCCAAGGCACAATTTGGCGCCAATGGCGACAAAGGAAGAACAAGTAATAGAGACGTAGTGATCGCCAGATTAGCTGATGCCTATTTGGTAGCTGCCGAAGCTTATTTGCAAGCGGGCGATGCGACTACAGGTTTAGCCAAGCTCAATGTGGTACGAGCCAGAGCCAACGTAGCCAACGCTACTGCTGGTGAATTCGATATCGATTACATCCTCGATGAGCGTGGTAGAGAGCTGCTAGGCGAGTACCACAGATGGTTTGATTTGAAAAGAACAGGTAAGCTTGTAGAGCGAGCAGCGGCGCATCACATGTGGATCGAAGCGTCCAATTTCGTAGGAAACGGAGGCGAAATGAAAGTCCTCAGACCTATACCACAGTCCGCTTTGGATCTCAATCAGAATAAGGATTTTGCCCAAAATCCAGCATATAACTAA
- a CDS encoding TRAP transporter substrate-binding protein, which produces MRIKNKWIGFVLVVFSTCLLSCANKKEGRVLKLAHELNETHPVHIGMVEMARLLDEISEGAFTMEIYANGQLGKERDLLELLQIGSLDMTKVSAGALENFVPEIKVLTLPYLFRDSAHAAGVLQGAIGKKLLMKGSNYKLRGLCFFDAGSRSFYSKDAPIQSPEELAGLKVRVMNSQSAFDMVSALGGTPTPVSFGELYTALQQGVVDAAENNPPSFYTSRHYEICKHYSIDEHTTIPDVLIVSTYLWNRLTDQQKEWLQEAADRAVIYQKQVWAKSVAESLEKVKAAGVTIYYPEKLPFQVKVEPLYEQYQSEPELYQLIKDIDAIGQTLKTEEEDEK; this is translated from the coding sequence ATGAGAATAAAAAATAAATGGATAGGTTTTGTTTTAGTTGTATTTAGTACGTGCCTTCTTTCTTGTGCCAATAAGAAAGAAGGCCGCGTGCTAAAGCTAGCCCACGAACTCAACGAAACCCACCCCGTACACATCGGGATGGTAGAAATGGCCCGACTGCTCGACGAGATTTCGGAGGGAGCATTTACCATGGAAATATACGCCAATGGGCAGCTCGGCAAAGAAAGAGACTTGCTAGAGCTCCTTCAGATCGGCAGCTTAGATATGACCAAAGTGTCGGCAGGTGCCTTGGAAAACTTCGTGCCTGAAATCAAAGTATTGACCTTGCCCTACTTGTTTAGAGACTCCGCTCACGCAGCTGGTGTACTACAGGGAGCGATTGGCAAAAAACTACTAATGAAAGGCAGCAACTACAAGCTCCGCGGCCTATGCTTTTTTGATGCAGGTAGCCGGAGTTTTTACTCCAAAGATGCCCCCATACAGTCTCCTGAAGAGCTGGCAGGATTGAAAGTACGCGTGATGAATAGCCAATCGGCCTTCGACATGGTGAGTGCCTTAGGTGGTACTCCTACGCCTGTATCGTTTGGAGAGCTCTACACGGCACTGCAGCAGGGCGTAGTAGACGCCGCAGAAAACAATCCGCCAAGCTTTTACACTTCTCGTCACTACGAGATTTGCAAGCACTACTCTATAGATGAGCACACCACCATACCCGATGTACTCATCGTGAGCACTTACCTCTGGAATCGGCTCACCGATCAGCAAAAAGAATGGCTACAGGAAGCTGCAGACCGTGCCGTGATCTATCAAAAACAGGTATGGGCCAAATCGGTAGCCGAAAGCCTCGAAAAAGTAAAAGCAGCCGGTGTTACGATTTACTACCCTGAAAAATTACCCTTTCAGGTAAAAGTAGAACCGCTCTACGAGCAGTATCAGTCCGAGCCAGAACTGTATCAGCTCATAAAAGATATTGACGCCATTGGGCAAACCCTAAAAACGGAAGAAGAAGATGAGAAATAA
- a CDS encoding glycoside hydrolase family 88/105 protein translates to MNKLINVLLLVMLSACSQSVGERVETIDVAKPLTIYEQMANSEIIRNPDPRLLDFRKAPKWEYSNGLICSAMLKTWQATGNKKYYDYVRYYTDSLINPDGSIKTYHKSDFNIDRVNSGKILFTLYEETGDEKYRLAIDTLRDQMRDQPRTSEGGFWHKKIYPYQMWLDGLYMGSPFLAQYAKEFNEPALFDDVALQVAQIEKHTYHVDKQLYYHGYDESRDQRWADPVTGLSPNVWGRAMGWYAMALVDILDFFPEDHPNRKDILAAIDRMAAGLIRYQDDETGLWWQIMDRPGDKDNYLEASCSSMFTYFFLKAVEKGYLPADHKAVAVKSYEGIMAHFIETNDDGTVSLTTNCAVAGLGGNPYRDASYEYYVNEPKRDNDPKGVGPFIMAAILYQNQKAAETN, encoded by the coding sequence ATGAATAAGCTAATAAATGTACTCCTTTTAGTTATGCTTTCAGCCTGTAGCCAATCGGTCGGCGAAAGAGTAGAAACCATTGATGTGGCGAAGCCATTGACCATCTATGAGCAAATGGCTAATTCTGAAATCATCAGAAACCCTGATCCAAGGTTGCTGGATTTTAGGAAAGCCCCTAAATGGGAGTATTCCAATGGGCTGATCTGTAGCGCCATGCTCAAAACATGGCAGGCTACTGGTAATAAGAAATACTACGATTACGTGAGATATTATACGGATTCACTTATCAACCCAGATGGGAGTATCAAGACGTATCATAAAAGTGACTTCAATATCGACCGGGTCAACTCTGGTAAAATTCTATTCACATTATATGAAGAGACTGGCGACGAAAAATACCGGTTGGCCATAGATACACTTCGAGATCAAATGAGAGACCAGCCGCGTACGTCGGAAGGTGGGTTTTGGCACAAAAAAATATACCCATATCAGATGTGGTTGGATGGATTGTATATGGGATCCCCCTTTTTGGCACAATACGCCAAGGAGTTCAATGAGCCTGCATTGTTCGACGACGTGGCACTTCAAGTGGCTCAAATAGAGAAGCATACTTACCATGTCGATAAGCAATTGTATTACCATGGCTATGATGAAAGCCGTGACCAGCGATGGGCAGATCCTGTCACGGGTCTTTCGCCAAATGTATGGGGCAGAGCCATGGGTTGGTATGCTATGGCCTTGGTCGATATCTTGGATTTTTTCCCAGAAGATCATCCAAATAGAAAAGATATACTGGCCGCTATCGATCGTATGGCCGCAGGACTGATCAGATATCAAGATGACGAAACGGGATTGTGGTGGCAGATCATGGATAGACCTGGAGACAAAGACAACTACCTTGAGGCTTCTTGTTCAAGCATGTTTACCTATTTCTTCCTCAAAGCGGTAGAAAAGGGTTACCTACCTGCCGATCATAAAGCGGTGGCTGTCAAGTCTTATGAGGGTATAATGGCTCATTTCATTGAAACGAACGACGATGGTACGGTGAGCCTCACGACCAACTGTGCAGTAGCTGGACTGGGAGGCAATCCTTACAGAGATGCCTCCTACGAGTACTATGTAAACGAACCTAAACGAGACAATGACCCTAAGGGAGTGGGGCCATTTATCATGGCAGCTATTTTATACCAAAATCAGAAAGCAGCAGAAACTAACTAA
- a CDS encoding SusC/RagA family TonB-linked outer membrane protein: MYTKLRMYCSSQVRRKFYLGLMSLLVSTVAMSQSTVTGVVTGPDGESLPGAAVIAEGTTAGAVTDLEGKYTLAVPEEATNLKISFIGYAAQSVVIGSRTTIDVVLQEDNEMLSEVVVIGYGTQKKSDLTGAIVGVDDQVINERGVTSPMQALQGSIAGVQVGNSTGRLGDGFNVTIRGKNTLTSEDNSSAAAPLYVVNGVVVDNIDFLNPQDIASMDVLKDAASAAIYGSRGSNGVILIQTKGGVNVPSGTTFSVESYYGFKEATRLPEMMSLAKWKEYHTGAYMATTKDYDLLTPEEYYGTKVVSDGSNSVLRRRFDELDGFDWYDAVLQSGTQSNNHISMNHRDGGSSYSLGLGYQNETGNITNESLDKYTIRGSIDQEIGKKFKVGASYSSSLMNNERGNPNAMQDAFRLNPFLSPWAIDANGDEIVGELFNQPGKLLYPDGTRAIDKTSTFNPLLEIANATDNTRQWNNIGNMYLQYQITDWLKVKSSFSTGYKSYRRGKYWGARTDIGSKNGFLPSSELKNFENFNYAWDNQVDVTKTIGSMHTFNFMGLQSIYVDRTESSEMSSLQQPFETGFYNLGSGQQSTYNVSNYFRKSQLASFAMRLNYVLADKYIFTATNRWDGSSLLAEGRKWESFPSISAAWKIGNEAFLKGNAVVSDLKLRASYGTTGNNNIAPYASVNTLDQQTYYDFNGSSANGWVPKNLANKFLTWEKTKEFNLGLDYGFFNHRVTGSIDWYTRTSDELLVEQQLPLETGYPAITANAASVKNTGVEVMLSTVNVQTTKIRWETIFTFGANKNTIESIYGQSENDDVGNNWFIGESIDSHYNYKFDGIWQADEKDLATLYNQTEGQAKVVDVNNDGVIDPTDDRMILGSSDPKWTGGLISRLNVGNFDLNITVYAKHGSLAFSNFHRNFEDVTDRGRQKANIDSWYIPANNVGVPAQASNTYPQPRNGGTYWENELVGYYKDASFVKINNISLGYTLPDALLEKLRLQQFRIYVNVLNPFTFTDYNGWDPEWAEASFGSGRVSTMTTQLGLSLKF, from the coding sequence ATGTACACAAAATTACGCATGTATTGTTCTTCTCAGGTGAGGAGGAAATTTTACTTGGGACTCATGTCTCTACTGGTTTCTACAGTAGCCATGTCCCAGAGTACAGTGACCGGAGTGGTGACTGGTCCAGATGGCGAGAGCCTTCCGGGAGCCGCAGTAATTGCAGAAGGTACCACGGCAGGAGCGGTGACCGACCTAGAAGGTAAGTATACCTTAGCCGTTCCGGAGGAAGCTACCAACCTTAAGATCAGTTTTATTGGATACGCAGCTCAGTCTGTAGTCATTGGTAGTCGTACGACCATCGATGTGGTACTACAAGAAGACAATGAGATGTTGAGCGAGGTGGTGGTGATTGGATATGGTACACAAAAGAAAAGCGATCTGACTGGTGCTATTGTAGGCGTAGATGATCAAGTGATCAACGAACGTGGTGTTACCAGCCCTATGCAAGCCCTACAAGGCAGTATAGCTGGTGTGCAGGTAGGCAATTCCACAGGACGCTTGGGCGATGGTTTTAATGTTACCATTCGAGGAAAAAACACCTTGACTAGTGAAGATAATTCGTCGGCTGCAGCCCCATTGTATGTAGTGAATGGTGTGGTGGTAGACAATATCGACTTCCTAAACCCACAAGACATTGCCAGTATGGATGTATTGAAAGATGCAGCCTCGGCAGCTATCTATGGATCTCGAGGGTCTAACGGTGTGATCCTAATCCAAACCAAAGGCGGAGTGAATGTGCCTAGCGGTACTACGTTCTCTGTAGAATCTTATTACGGATTCAAAGAAGCCACAAGACTGCCAGAAATGATGAGCTTAGCCAAATGGAAAGAATACCATACAGGTGCTTATATGGCAACTACCAAAGATTACGATTTGCTCACGCCAGAGGAGTATTATGGTACCAAAGTAGTGTCTGATGGTTCTAACTCAGTCTTGAGAAGGCGTTTTGACGAACTCGACGGATTTGATTGGTATGATGCTGTGCTTCAGTCTGGCACACAGTCTAACAATCACATTTCTATGAATCATAGAGATGGAGGGTCGTCTTACTCTTTAGGCTTGGGGTATCAAAACGAAACAGGCAACATCACCAATGAGTCTTTGGATAAGTACACCATCAGGGGTAGTATAGATCAAGAAATCGGCAAAAAATTCAAAGTAGGTGCTAGTTATTCTTCTTCACTTATGAACAATGAGCGAGGCAACCCTAACGCCATGCAGGATGCTTTCCGTCTGAATCCTTTTCTTTCACCTTGGGCTATCGATGCCAATGGAGATGAAATCGTAGGAGAGTTGTTCAATCAACCAGGAAAACTGCTGTACCCTGATGGTACGAGAGCCATCGATAAGACGAGTACATTTAATCCGCTATTGGAAATCGCCAATGCTACAGACAATACCAGACAGTGGAACAACATTGGGAATATGTATTTGCAATACCAAATCACCGATTGGTTGAAAGTAAAATCTTCCTTTTCTACAGGATACAAGTCTTATAGAAGAGGTAAGTATTGGGGAGCGAGAACCGACATAGGATCTAAGAACGGGTTTTTGCCTTCTTCAGAGTTGAAAAATTTCGAGAACTTCAATTATGCATGGGACAACCAAGTGGACGTGACCAAGACGATCGGCAGCATGCATACTTTCAATTTTATGGGGCTACAGAGTATCTATGTAGACCGTACAGAAAGTTCAGAAATGTCTTCTTTGCAGCAGCCATTCGAAACAGGTTTCTATAATCTAGGTTCTGGACAGCAGAGTACTTATAACGTGAGCAACTATTTTAGAAAGAGTCAGTTAGCTTCGTTTGCCATGCGATTAAACTATGTATTGGCCGACAAGTATATCTTTACGGCGACCAATCGCTGGGATGGCTCTTCGCTCTTGGCTGAAGGTAGAAAATGGGAGTCGTTTCCATCCATTTCTGCCGCCTGGAAAATCGGTAACGAGGCCTTCCTAAAAGGAAACGCTGTAGTTTCTGATTTGAAATTGAGAGCTAGCTACGGTACCACTGGCAACAATAACATAGCGCCATATGCTTCGGTAAACACCCTAGATCAACAAACTTATTATGATTTCAATGGCTCATCTGCTAATGGCTGGGTGCCAAAAAACCTAGCAAATAAGTTCTTGACTTGGGAGAAAACGAAAGAATTCAACCTTGGATTGGATTACGGGTTCTTCAATCATAGAGTCACAGGTAGCATCGACTGGTACACACGTACTTCGGATGAGCTACTTGTAGAGCAGCAATTGCCACTCGAAACAGGCTACCCTGCGATTACTGCCAATGCAGCATCTGTGAAAAACACTGGAGTAGAGGTGATGTTGAGCACGGTCAATGTACAAACGACTAAGATCAGATGGGAAACAATCTTCACCTTTGGGGCGAATAAAAATACAATAGAGTCGATTTACGGACAGTCGGAAAACGACGATGTTGGAAACAACTGGTTTATTGGAGAATCTATTGATTCGCACTACAACTACAAGTTTGATGGCATATGGCAAGCAGACGAAAAGGACTTGGCTACTCTTTACAACCAAACAGAAGGACAAGCCAAGGTGGTAGATGTAAACAACGACGGTGTGATCGACCCTACCGACGATCGAATGATATTGGGCTCGTCTGATCCGAAGTGGACAGGTGGTTTGATTTCTAGATTGAATGTGGGAAACTTTGATTTGAACATTACGGTGTATGCTAAGCATGGATCGCTGGCTTTTAGCAACTTTCACAGAAACTTCGAAGACGTAACAGATAGAGGTCGTCAGAAAGCCAACATAGACAGCTGGTATATCCCGGCCAACAATGTGGGGGTTCCTGCACAAGCATCCAACACTTACCCGCAGCCAAGAAACGGTGGGACTTACTGGGAAAACGAACTGGTGGGTTATTACAAAGACGCTTCATTTGTTAAAATCAACAATATTTCATTGGGCTATACTTTGCCAGATGCATTGTTAGAAAAACTGAGACTTCAGCAGTTTAGAATTTATGTAAACGTGCTGAACCCATTCACTTTCACTGATTACAACGGATGGGATCCAGAGTGGGCCGAGGCTTCATTTGGTTCTGGTCGTGTGAGTACGATGACTACTCAGTTGGGTCTAAGTCTAAAATTTTAA
- the uxaC gene encoding glucuronate isomerase: MKNFLDKDFLLANTVAEELYHDYAADMPIIDYHNHLIPAYIAEDHQFSNITEAWLGGDHYKWRAMRANGIDKKYITGEAPDDQKFQKWAETVPYTLRNPLYHWTHLELQRYFGISDLLDGKSAAHIYTAANEQLQSSAYSCQGLLKKMNVEVVCTTDDPIDDLRYHKQVQNSSSSLNVFPSFRPDKALGVDHAESYNSYLDQLASVCNTQIVNLDDLLSALQSRVDYFHQLGGRLSDLGFNTIPLLDESAPVDRLFAKVRGGQNLAEADVAALQAHLLLELCKMYHAKGWTQQFHLGALRNNNDRGLRELGPDTGFDSIGDFNHAVALSKFLNKLDDSNQLAKTILYNLNPRDNDLMATMAGNFNDGETVGKIQFGTGWWFLDQKTGMEAQMNSLSNMGLLSRFVGMLTDSRSFLSFPRHEYFRRILCNLLGTDVANGELPHDIPLLGQMVKDICYHNAKAYFDFDLKE; this comes from the coding sequence ATGAAGAATTTTTTAGACAAAGACTTTTTACTAGCTAATACAGTCGCTGAAGAGTTGTACCACGACTATGCGGCGGATATGCCTATTATAGATTACCACAATCATCTCATCCCAGCGTATATCGCCGAAGACCATCAGTTTAGCAATATCACAGAAGCATGGCTCGGTGGCGATCATTACAAATGGCGAGCGATGCGTGCCAATGGGATTGACAAAAAATACATTACAGGTGAAGCGCCAGATGATCAGAAGTTTCAGAAGTGGGCTGAGACGGTACCTTATACCTTGAGAAACCCGCTCTACCACTGGACACACCTCGAACTCCAGCGCTACTTCGGTATCTCAGACTTGCTCGACGGAAAATCCGCCGCCCACATCTATACCGCAGCCAACGAGCAACTGCAGTCCTCTGCCTATTCCTGTCAAGGGCTCCTCAAAAAAATGAACGTAGAAGTAGTCTGTACTACAGACGACCCTATAGATGACCTGCGCTATCACAAACAAGTGCAAAATTCCTCCTCCAGTCTCAATGTCTTCCCGTCGTTCAGACCAGACAAGGCATTGGGTGTGGATCATGCTGAGAGCTACAACAGCTACCTAGATCAACTGGCCAGTGTCTGTAATACTCAGATCGTGAATTTGGACGATCTATTGAGCGCGCTACAAAGCCGAGTGGACTATTTCCATCAGTTGGGCGGCAGATTGTCCGACTTGGGCTTCAATACCATACCGCTACTCGACGAGTCTGCTCCTGTAGATCGCCTGTTTGCTAAGGTAAGAGGTGGACAAAATTTGGCGGAAGCCGATGTGGCGGCACTACAAGCTCACCTCCTACTCGAACTGTGCAAAATGTACCACGCCAAAGGCTGGACACAGCAGTTTCACCTAGGTGCGCTTCGCAACAACAACGATCGTGGTCTCCGAGAGCTCGGTCCAGACACGGGGTTCGATTCTATTGGCGACTTCAACCATGCGGTGGCTTTGTCTAAGTTTTTGAATAAACTGGATGATTCCAACCAACTGGCCAAGACGATACTATATAACCTCAATCCTCGCGACAACGACCTGATGGCTACTATGGCTGGCAACTTCAACGACGGGGAGACCGTAGGCAAAATCCAGTTCGGCACGGGCTGGTGGTTTTTGGATCAAAAAACTGGCATGGAAGCACAAATGAACTCCCTGTCGAACATGGGCTTGCTTAGCCGATTTGTAGGCATGCTCACCGACTCGCGCAGCTTCTTGTCTTTCCCCAGACACGAGTACTTCCGCCGTATCCTTTGCAATCTGCTCGGCACAGATGTAGCAAACGGCGAACTGCCACACGATATTCCCCTCCTCGGCCAGATGGTAAAAGACATATGCTATCACAACGCGAAGGCTTACTTTGATTTTGACCTTAAAGAATAG
- a CDS encoding pectate lyase family protein, with product MMSKTTSTYRFCLLLYGCLLGSSMSWAQPLAFPGAEGHGKFVTGGRGGVVIYVTNLNDDGPGSLREAIKQTGPRTILFAVSGNIELQSRLDIKSGDLTIAGQSAPGSGICIRNQQVSIKADNVIIRYIRVRLGDRSGVEADCIGAVRHKDIILDHCSFSWATDEVASFYDNENFTLQWCLITESLAESVHKKGRHGYGGIWGGKGASFHHNLLAHHTSRNPRFCGARYHKQPEREQVDFWNNVIYNWQFNTAYGGEEGNHQMVNNYFKPGPATHKSKKARIVAPSEPYGKYYVSGNVVEGDSVINADNSNGVVGDVPAEFLPLSPMWPMQEEISSAATAYPEVLAHAGASYARDDLDQRVIDEVLNGQASKGPKGDGIINTPSEAGGWPVLLSKKTLKDTDQDGMPDDWEVANGLDRKDPSDQSRADRHDYYTNLEMYLNELILKSRPHE from the coding sequence ATGATGAGCAAAACAACGTCTACATACCGCTTTTGCCTCTTGTTGTATGGCTGCTTGCTAGGTTCAAGTATGAGCTGGGCACAGCCCTTGGCTTTTCCTGGAGCCGAAGGGCATGGCAAGTTTGTGACTGGAGGCAGAGGAGGAGTAGTCATTTATGTTACCAACCTCAACGACGATGGGCCAGGTAGTCTACGCGAAGCCATCAAGCAAACAGGCCCTCGAACAATCTTATTTGCCGTGTCTGGCAATATAGAACTGCAATCCCGACTAGACATAAAGTCTGGTGATCTCACTATTGCTGGGCAGTCTGCTCCAGGCAGTGGTATTTGTATCCGCAATCAACAAGTCTCGATCAAAGCAGACAACGTAATCATTAGGTACATCCGCGTTAGACTAGGAGATCGGTCGGGTGTAGAGGCAGATTGCATAGGAGCAGTTCGCCATAAAGATATCATATTGGATCATTGCTCCTTCAGCTGGGCAACGGACGAAGTTGCCAGTTTTTATGACAATGAAAATTTTACACTTCAGTGGTGCCTCATTACAGAAAGCCTAGCGGAGTCTGTACATAAAAAAGGACGCCATGGTTATGGCGGAATTTGGGGAGGAAAAGGAGCCAGTTTTCATCATAATTTACTGGCACATCATACCAGCAGAAATCCCAGATTTTGTGGTGCACGCTATCACAAACAGCCCGAGAGAGAGCAGGTAGACTTCTGGAATAATGTCATTTACAATTGGCAGTTCAACACCGCCTATGGCGGAGAAGAAGGCAACCATCAAATGGTTAATAATTATTTCAAACCAGGCCCTGCTACACACAAGAGCAAGAAAGCTCGAATAGTAGCACCTTCAGAACCTTACGGTAAATATTATGTGTCTGGCAATGTCGTAGAGGGCGATTCTGTCATTAATGCAGACAACAGCAATGGGGTAGTGGGTGACGTGCCAGCGGAATTTTTGCCATTGAGCCCTATGTGGCCCATGCAGGAAGAGATAAGCTCAGCCGCTACAGCATATCCCGAAGTACTGGCCCATGCAGGAGCATCTTATGCGCGAGACGATTTAGATCAGCGTGTAATAGATGAAGTGCTAAACGGGCAAGCCTCTAAAGGCCCTAAAGGGGATGGTATCATCAATACGCCAAGTGAAGCAGGAGGATGGCCAGTACTCCTCTCCAAAAAAACTTTGAAAGACACCGATCAGGACGGCATGCCTGACGATTGGGAAGTAGCTAATGGATTGGATAGAAAAGATCCTTCTGATCAATCACGTGCAGATAGACACGACTACTATACCAACTTAGAAATGTATCTCAATGAATTAATCCTAAAATCAAGACCACATGAATAA
- a CDS encoding rhamnogalacturonan acetylesterase yields the protein MRFFQICLLALCLMACQPEQYTLHLIGDSTMANKLNPATNPERGWGQVLPEYFTDQVEVINHAVNGRSSKSFYTLGHWAKVDVQLQAGDYLLIQFAHNDGKMTDSVRFTNPYTGYRAYLNFYINEARKKGAIPVLLTSVTRRKFNKQGSLIDTHAPYTEVMRTIAREQKVDLVDMQMLSEAAIKNLGKEPSKAMYLWYEVGEHPYYPEGITDNTHFSVAGAHLMVKLALSGLAAYDFPFLKALNQPLPEPQIIIGKI from the coding sequence ATGCGATTTTTTCAAATCTGCCTGCTAGCGCTGTGCCTTATGGCGTGCCAGCCAGAGCAATATACCCTACATCTTATTGGCGATTCTACCATGGCCAATAAACTCAATCCTGCAACTAACCCTGAGAGGGGATGGGGACAGGTATTGCCAGAATACTTCACTGATCAGGTAGAGGTAATCAATCATGCGGTGAATGGACGGAGCAGCAAAAGCTTCTATACGCTGGGGCATTGGGCCAAGGTCGACGTACAGCTACAGGCTGGAGATTACCTCTTAATCCAATTTGCTCACAACGACGGAAAAATGACAGATAGTGTCCGTTTTACCAACCCATATACAGGCTATAGAGCTTATCTTAATTTTTATATCAATGAAGCAAGAAAAAAGGGAGCCATTCCAGTCTTGCTTACTTCAGTAACTCGAAGAAAATTCAATAAGCAGGGAAGTTTAATCGATACGCACGCACCTTACACAGAGGTCATGCGAACCATTGCCAGAGAACAAAAAGTCGATTTGGTAGATATGCAAATGCTGTCAGAAGCAGCCATCAAAAACCTTGGGAAAGAACCCTCCAAGGCCATGTATCTGTGGTATGAGGTTGGGGAGCACCCATATTATCCAGAAGGGATCACAGACAATACTCATTTTAGTGTGGCAGGAGCCCACCTAATGGTTAAGCTGGCACTATCAGGTTTGGCAGCATATGACTTCCCTTTTCTGAAGGCACTCAATCAGCCACTTCCAGAGCCGCAAATAATAATAGGTAAGATATGA